From the genome of Argentina anserina chromosome 4, drPotAnse1.1, whole genome shotgun sequence, one region includes:
- the LOC126792607 gene encoding uncharacterized protein LOC126792607 has protein sequence MPSDSPFFLLLFFFFALLSIGYATIEERIGSRELLGLKETPHGTNATYECSPDGPCVACQYSEKSNEKYRCSETGYRIPLKCVEINQGLKDVKAKKDPKKIRSTLEISHNISTYYNAEELRTLLNHRSLLDASSTEENNQQGYITYRSCIPPVNEDKLSVLGFEVIVLCLLVISGSFVYYKKRQTTTIAGFSRIQSNARF, from the exons ATGCCCTCAGATTCACCATTctttctcctcctcttcttcttcttcgctcTGCTCTCAATAGGCTACGCCAC AATCGAGGAAAgaattggaagtagagagctACTGGGTCTGAAAGAAACCCCACATGGAACTAACGCGACCTATGAATGCTCTCCTGATGGCCCCTGCGTTGCTTGCCAATACTCTGAAAAG AGCAATGAGAAGTATCGCTGCAGTGAGACTGGCTATCGCATCCCTTTGAAATGTGTGGAAATTAATCAAGGATTAAAGGATGTGAAGGCAAAGAAAGACCCTAAGAAGATTAGATCAACTCTGGAAATTTCTCACAACATCTCAACATACTATAATGCGGAAGAGCTTCGTACTCTTTTAAACCATAGAAGTTTACTGGATGCTTCTTCTACAGAAGAGAATAACCAGCAGGGTTATATTACTTACAGAAGCTGTATACCACCAGTTAATGAAGATAAGTTGTCAGTGCTTGGTTTCGAG GTGATTGTGCTGTGTTTGCTAGTCATTAGTGGTTCTTTTGTATACTACAAGAAAAGGCAGACAACTACGATTGCAGGATTTTCCCGAATTCAAAGCAATGCGAGATTTTGA